A single Marinitoga aeolica DNA region contains:
- a CDS encoding KH domain-containing protein yields the protein MKELLENIIKGIVKNPDLVKIVEYTNDDEIVFEIHVDPHDVGQIIGKDGRTIKSINTLLTAAKKDENTKFLLKVIR from the coding sequence ATGAAAGAATTATTAGAGAACATTATTAAAGGAATTGTTAAAAATCCTGATTTAGTAAAAATTGTAGAATACACAAATGATGATGAGATTGTTTTTGAAATTCATGTTGATCCACATGATGTAGGGCAAATAATAGGAAAAGATGGAAGAACAATTAAATCAATAAACACACTATTAACCGCAGCTAAAAAAGATGAGAATACAAAATTTTTATTAAAGGTAATCAGGTGA